In Kogia breviceps isolate mKogBre1 chromosome 7, mKogBre1 haplotype 1, whole genome shotgun sequence, a single window of DNA contains:
- the HARBI1 gene encoding putative nuclease HARBI1, whose amino-acid sequence MAIPITVLDCDLLLYGRGHRTLDRFKLDDVTDEYLMSMYGFPRQFIYYLVELLGVSLSRPTQRSRAISPETQILAALGFYTSGSFQTRMGDAIGISQASMSRCVANVTEALVERASQFIHFPADEASVQALKDEFYELAGMPGVIGVVDCIHVAIKAPNAEDLSYVNRKGLHSLSCLMVCDIRGALMTAETHWPGSLQDCAVLQQSSLSSQFEAGMHKESWLLGDSSFFLRTWLMTPLHIPETPAEYRYNMAHSATHSVIEKTFRTLCSRFRCLDGSKGALQYSPEKSSHIILACCVLHNISLEHGMDVWSSPGTGPVEQPPEEEYEHMESLDLEADRIRQELTLTHFS is encoded by the exons ATGGCTATACCAATAACAGTACTTGACTGTGATCTCTTGCTATATGGCCGAGGTCACCGGACATTGGACCGCTTTAAGCTGGATGATGTGACAGATGAATACTTGATGTCCATGTATGGGTTTCCTCGACAGTTCATTTATTACTTGGTGGAGCTCTTGGGGGTGAGTCTTTCTAGACCTACTCAGAGATCCAGGGCTATTAGCCCAGAGACACAGATCCTTGCAGCACTGGGCTTCTATACCTCAGGTTCCTTCCAGACTCGGATGGGAGATGCTATTGGAATCAGTCAGGCATCTATGAGTCGATGTGTTGCCAATGTCACCGAAGCGCTTGTGGAAAGAGCTTCGCAGTTCATCCACTTTCCAGCTGATGAAGCCTCTGTGCAGGCTCTGAAGGATGAATTCTATGAGTTGGCAGGGATGCCAGGGGTCATAGGGGTGGTTGACTGTATCCATGTGGCAATCAAGGCACCAAATGCTGAAGACCTTTCCTATGTGAACCGCAAAGGTCTTCATTCTTTAAGCTGCCTCATGGTGTGTGACATCAGAGGGGCACTGATGACTGCGGAGACACACTGGCCGGGGAGTCTCCAGGACTGTGCTGTGCTACAGCAGTCTTCTCTCAGCAGTCAGTTTGAAGCTGGGATGCACAAAGAGAGCTGGCTGCTTG GTGACAGTTCCTTCTTTCTCCGCACCTGGCTTATGACCCCACTTCACATTCCTGAAACTCCAGCCGAATATCGCTATAACATGGCCCATTCTGCAACTCACAGCGTGATTGAGAAGACTTTCCGAACCCTCTGCTCCCGATTCCGCTGCCTGGATGGATCCAAGGGGGCACTGCAGTACTCACCAGAGAAGTCCAGCCACATCATCTTGGCCTGCTGTGTCCTCCACAACATCTCCCTGGAGCATGGGATGGATGTCTGGTCCTCTCCAGGGACAGGACCCGTGGAACAGCCTCCCGAGGAAGAGTACGAGCACATGGAGTCCTTGGACCTGGAGGCTGACCGTATCCGTCAGGAGTTGACGCTCACTCACTTCAGCTAA